In the genome of Pseudorca crassidens isolate mPseCra1 chromosome 12, mPseCra1.hap1, whole genome shotgun sequence, one region contains:
- the CRYBB2 gene encoding beta-crystallin B2 yields the protein MASDHQTPAGKPQPLNPKIIIFEQENFQGHSHELNGPCPNLKETGVEKAGSVLVQAGPWVGYEQANCKGEQFVFEKGEYPRWDSWTSSRRTDSLSSLRPIKVDSQEHKIILYENPNFTGKKMEVIDDDVPSFHAHGYQEKVSSVRVQSGTWVGYQYPGYRGLQYLLEKGDYKDSGDFGAPQPQVQSVRRIRDMQWHQRGTFHPSN from the exons ATGGCCTCAGACCACCAGACCCCAGCGGGCAAACCTCAGCCCCTCAACCCCAAG ATCATCATCTTTGAGCAGGAAAACTTCCAGGGCCACTCACATGAGCTCAATGGGCCCTGCCCCAACCTGAAGGAGACCGGCGTGGAGAAGGCAGGCTCTGTCCTGGTGCAGGCTGGACC CTGGGTGGGCTACGAGCAAGCCAACTGCAAAGGGGAGCAGTTTGTGTTTGAGAAGGGCGAGTACCCCCGCTGGGACTCATGGACCAGCAGCCGGAGGACAGACTCCCTCAGCTCCCTGAGGCCCATCAAAGTG GACAGCCAGGAACATAAGATCATCCTCTATGAGAACCCCAACTTCACAGGGAAGAAGATGGAGGTGATAGACGATGATGTGCCCAGCTTCCACGCCCACGGCTACCAGGAGAAGGTGTCTTCTGTGCGGGTGCAGAGTGGCAC GTGGGTCGGCTACCAGTACCCCGGCTACCGCGGGCTGCAGTACCTGCTGGAGAAGGGTGATTACAAGGACAGCGGCGACTTCGGGGCCCCCCAGCCCCAGGTGCAGTCCGTGCGCCGCATCCGTGACATGCAGTGGCACCAGCGAGGCACCTTCCACCCCTCCAACTAG